From the genome of Azospirillum brasilense, one region includes:
- a CDS encoding helicase-related protein, protein MTSVLSSSGGGLGAGGRVVAVLGPTNTGKTHLAIERMLGHRTGMIGFPLRLLARENYDRIVSIKGKNAVALVTGEEKILPPSPSYWVCTVESMPLDRAVDFLAVDEVQLCADPERGHIFTDRLLNARGLVETMFLGSDTVQPLIRRLVPRAEFISRPRFSQLTYAGYRKLTRLPPRSCVVAFSATDVYALAEMIRRQRGGTAVVLGALSPRTRNAQVGLYQAGEVDYLVATDAIGMGLNMDVDHVAFARIVKFDGFAPRRLRAPEVAQIAGRAGRHMRDGTFGTTDEVGELEADVVDRVENHQFETIKTLMWRNSKLRFDTPGFLLKSLEERPPIPELLRARDADDHLALQALVRDHEVMDLAKGRDNVRLLWEVCQVPDFRKVLSDAHTRLLGQIFRQLRTGIGRLDEDWAAKQIARLDRTEGDIDALVARIAHIRTWTYISNRPSWLTDPVHWQARTRAIEDKLSDALHERLTQRFIDRRSATLARTLKDGRELIGGVRADGEVVVEGHPVGRLEGFRFVPDAPERSEEAKSLLTAARRALREEVASRLRAFEQEPDDVFALGPDGVLTADGLAVARLGPGPSVLTPAVLPFDEGLLDQGQLDRVRVRLERWVKDRVAARLRPLLALRDASDLTGTARGLAFQLVENMGAMPRAPVAPMVEGLEKADRKALSRHGVRLGVSHLYLTALAKPGAVELRGLLWAVKHRLPLPVPIPPPGRVSVEATGAPPAFWEAIGYPAAGPRALRVDMLDRLETELLTAAKEGRAVAEPALAQMIGAKPDELGAVMKGLGYTRSVAEDGAVSWRRRRNPRHKPRREAPVNADHPFAKLRQLSGT, encoded by the coding sequence ATGACCTCTGTCCTTTCTTCGTCCGGGGGCGGTCTGGGTGCGGGTGGCCGGGTGGTCGCCGTGCTGGGGCCGACCAACACCGGGAAAACCCATCTCGCCATCGAGCGCATGCTCGGCCACCGGACGGGGATGATCGGCTTTCCGCTGCGCCTGCTGGCCCGCGAGAACTACGACCGCATCGTGTCGATCAAGGGCAAGAACGCCGTGGCCCTGGTGACGGGGGAGGAGAAGATCCTGCCGCCCAGCCCGTCCTACTGGGTGTGCACGGTGGAGTCCATGCCGCTCGACCGGGCGGTGGACTTCCTGGCGGTGGACGAGGTCCAGCTCTGCGCCGATCCGGAGCGCGGGCACATCTTCACCGACCGGCTGCTCAACGCGCGCGGGCTGGTGGAGACGATGTTCCTCGGCTCCGACACGGTGCAGCCGCTGATCCGCCGGCTGGTGCCGCGGGCCGAGTTCATCAGCCGGCCGCGCTTCTCGCAGCTGACCTACGCCGGCTACCGCAAGCTGACGCGCCTGCCGCCGCGCTCCTGCGTCGTCGCCTTCTCGGCGACCGACGTCTACGCGCTGGCCGAGATGATCCGGCGCCAGCGCGGCGGCACCGCGGTGGTGTTGGGCGCGCTGTCCCCGCGCACCCGCAACGCCCAGGTCGGGCTCTATCAGGCGGGGGAGGTGGATTATCTGGTGGCGACCGACGCCATCGGCATGGGGCTGAATATGGACGTCGACCATGTCGCCTTCGCCCGCATCGTGAAGTTCGACGGCTTCGCCCCACGCCGCCTGCGCGCGCCGGAGGTGGCGCAGATCGCCGGGCGCGCCGGGCGGCACATGCGCGACGGCACCTTCGGCACCACCGACGAGGTGGGGGAGTTGGAGGCCGACGTCGTCGACCGCGTCGAGAACCACCAGTTCGAGACGATCAAGACGCTGATGTGGCGCAACAGCAAGCTGCGCTTCGACACGCCGGGCTTCCTGCTGAAGTCGCTGGAGGAACGCCCGCCGATCCCGGAGCTGCTGCGCGCCCGCGACGCCGACGACCATCTGGCGCTCCAGGCACTGGTCCGCGACCATGAGGTGATGGACCTCGCCAAGGGCCGCGACAACGTGCGCCTGCTCTGGGAGGTCTGCCAGGTCCCCGACTTCCGCAAGGTGCTGTCGGACGCCCACACCCGGCTGCTCGGGCAGATCTTCCGGCAGCTGCGCACCGGCATCGGGCGGCTGGACGAGGACTGGGCGGCCAAGCAGATCGCCCGGCTCGACCGCACCGAGGGCGACATCGACGCGCTGGTCGCCCGCATCGCCCACATCCGCACCTGGACCTACATCTCCAACCGGCCGAGCTGGCTGACCGACCCGGTGCATTGGCAGGCGCGCACCCGCGCCATCGAGGACAAGCTGTCCGACGCCCTGCACGAGCGGCTGACGCAGCGCTTCATCGACCGCCGCTCGGCCACGCTGGCCCGCACGCTGAAGGACGGGCGGGAGCTGATCGGCGGCGTGCGCGCCGACGGCGAGGTGGTGGTGGAAGGTCACCCGGTGGGCCGGCTGGAGGGCTTCCGCTTCGTCCCCGACGCCCCGGAGCGCTCGGAGGAGGCCAAGTCCCTGCTGACCGCCGCCCGCCGCGCGCTCCGCGAGGAGGTGGCGTCCCGCCTGCGCGCCTTCGAGCAGGAGCCGGACGACGTGTTCGCCCTCGGGCCGGACGGGGTGCTGACGGCGGACGGGTTGGCGGTGGCCCGGCTCGGCCCCGGCCCGTCGGTTCTGACCCCGGCGGTTCTGCCCTTCGACGAGGGGCTGCTCGACCAGGGGCAGCTCGACCGCGTGCGCGTCCGGCTGGAACGCTGGGTGAAGGACCGCGTCGCCGCCCGGCTGCGCCCCCTGCTGGCGTTGCGCGATGCGAGCGATCTGACGGGAACGGCGCGTGGGCTGGCCTTCCAGCTCGTCGAGAACATGGGGGCGATGCCCCGCGCACCGGTTGCTCCGATGGTGGAAGGGCTGGAGAAGGCCGACCGCAAGGCGCTGTCCCGCCACGGGGTGCGGCTCGGCGTGTCGCACCTCTATCTGACGGCGCTCGCCAAGCCGGGGGCGGTGGAACTGCGCGGGCTGTTGTGGGCGGTGAAGCACCGGCTGCCCCTGCCGGTGCCGATCCCGCCTCCGGGCCGCGTCTCGGTGGAGGCCACCGGCGCGCCGCCCGCCTTCTGGGAGGCCATCGGCTATCCGGCGGCCGGGCCGCGGGCGCTGCGGGTGGACATGCTCGACCGGCTGGAGACCGAGCTGCTGACCGCCGCCAAGGAGGGCCGGGCGGTGGCCGAGCCGGCCCTGGCCCAGATGATCGGCGCCAAGCCGGACGAGCTGGGTGCGGTGATGAAGGGGCTTGGCTACACCCGTTCAGTGGCGGAGGATGGGGCGGTTTCCTGGCGCCGCCGTCGCAACCCGCGCCACAAGCCCCGCCGCGAGGCCCCCGTCAACGCCGACCACCCCTTCGCCAAGCTGCGCCAGCTTTCGGGAACGTGA
- a CDS encoding RNA-binding S4 domain-containing protein codes for MTDLDDDDLPDSGSDPTPAGRLRIDKWLWFARFFKTRSLAAKLCNGGGVRVSGTVVGKAHYAVKPGDVLTFAQGRHIRVIKVVALGSRRGPALEAQALYEDLAPPVREEAIHDPYRAPPAPREPGAGRPTKRDRRALDQLYGEE; via the coding sequence ATGACCGACCTCGACGATGACGATCTCCCCGACTCCGGCTCCGATCCCACCCCGGCGGGCCGTTTGCGGATCGACAAGTGGCTGTGGTTCGCGCGCTTCTTCAAGACGCGGAGCCTCGCGGCGAAGCTGTGCAACGGAGGCGGCGTGCGGGTGTCCGGCACGGTGGTCGGCAAGGCGCATTACGCGGTGAAGCCCGGCGACGTGCTGACATTCGCGCAGGGGCGGCACATCCGTGTGATCAAGGTGGTCGCGCTCGGCAGCCGGCGCGGCCCGGCGCTGGAGGCGCAGGCCCTTTACGAGGACCTTGCCCCGCCGGTGCGGGAGGAGGCGATCCACGACCCCTACCGCGCGCCGCCGGCCCCGCGGGAGCCCGGCGCCGGGCGCCCGACCAAGCGCGACCGCCGGGCGCTCGACCAGCTGTACGGAGAGGAGTAA
- a CDS encoding TerC family protein, whose product MLELLSDPQVWASLLTLTALEIVLGIDNIIFISIMAAKLPVHQQQKARQLGLALALVMRLLLLASISWVATLTEPLITVLGMGFSGRDLILLGGGLFLLAKGTIEIHNTVEGHEEGGAAPKVASFGAVVGQIIVLDIVFSLDSVITAVGMSNDLPVMVTAVVIAMAVMLFAARPVGDFVNRHVTVKMLALAFLLLVGVALIADGFGFHIPKGYLYFAIAFSTLVEALNLMAAARRKRKKAEAH is encoded by the coding sequence ATGCTCGAACTGCTCTCCGACCCGCAGGTCTGGGCCAGCCTCCTGACGCTCACCGCGTTGGAGATCGTGCTCGGCATCGACAACATCATCTTCATCTCGATCATGGCGGCCAAGCTGCCGGTCCACCAGCAGCAGAAGGCCCGGCAGCTCGGTCTGGCGCTGGCGCTGGTCATGCGGCTTCTGCTGCTCGCCTCCATCTCCTGGGTGGCGACCCTGACGGAACCGCTGATCACCGTACTCGGCATGGGCTTCTCGGGCCGCGACCTGATCCTGCTCGGCGGCGGCCTGTTCCTGCTGGCCAAGGGCACCATCGAGATCCACAACACCGTGGAGGGTCACGAGGAGGGCGGCGCCGCCCCCAAGGTCGCCAGCTTCGGCGCGGTGGTCGGTCAGATCATCGTGCTGGACATCGTCTTCTCGCTGGACAGCGTGATCACCGCGGTCGGCATGTCCAACGACCTGCCGGTGATGGTCACCGCCGTCGTCATCGCCATGGCGGTGATGCTGTTCGCCGCCCGCCCGGTGGGCGACTTCGTGAACCGCCACGTCACCGTGAAGATGCTGGCCCTGGCCTTCCTGCTGCTGGTCGGCGTGGCGCTGATCGCCGACGGCTTCGGCTTCCACATCCCGAAGGGCTATCTGTACTTCGCCATCGCCTTCTCGACGCTGGTCGAGGCGCTGAACCTGATGGCCGCCGCCCGCCGCAAACGGAAGAAGGCCGAAGCGCACTGA
- a CDS encoding cyclic nucleotide-binding/CBS domain-containing protein, with amino-acid sequence MKRKLVPDVVKSQELILVPEDTSVLTVSKLMAEKNIGAVLVVNHGDLVGIVTERDLNNKVLSTQIDALETEVSAIMTRNPDTLPPDADAIEALTLMQSKHYRHLPITQGKRAVGIVSIRDLFKLAYEHLVEEVEFRDGLMRT; translated from the coding sequence ATGAAGCGGAAGCTGGTTCCGGACGTGGTGAAGTCGCAGGAACTCATCCTGGTGCCGGAGGACACCTCCGTCCTGACCGTGTCGAAGCTGATGGCGGAAAAGAACATCGGCGCCGTGCTGGTGGTGAACCACGGCGACCTCGTCGGGATCGTCACCGAGCGCGACCTGAACAACAAGGTGCTCTCCACCCAGATCGACGCCCTGGAGACCGAGGTGTCGGCGATCATGACCCGCAACCCGGACACCCTGCCGCCGGACGCGGACGCCATCGAGGCGCTGACCCTGATGCAGTCGAAGCACTACCGCCACCTGCCGATCACCCAGGGCAAGCGCGCGGTCGGCATCGTCTCGATCCGCGACCTGTTCAAGCTCGCCTACGAGCATCTGGTGGAGGAGGTGGAGTTCCGCGACGGTCTGATGCGGACCTGA
- a CDS encoding DUF938 domain-containing protein, translating to MFDPLHPEDSRRHAPATERNRAPILEVLRRVLPPRGLVLEIASGTGQHAVAFAAALPAVTWQPSDPDPDLRDSVRSWAAAAALPNLRDPLDLDAAAAAWPVEAADAVVCINMIHIAPWQAALGLFAGAERLLPAGAPLLLYGPFTRGGRHSAPSNAAFDADLKARNPAWGVRDLDAVERAATGFTLGELVEMPANNLTVVLRRR from the coding sequence ATGTTCGATCCGCTGCACCCTGAGGACTCCCGCCGCCACGCCCCCGCGACGGAACGCAACCGCGCCCCCATTCTGGAGGTGCTGCGCCGCGTCCTGCCGCCGCGAGGTCTGGTGCTGGAGATCGCGAGCGGCACCGGCCAGCACGCCGTCGCCTTCGCCGCGGCGCTGCCCGCCGTGACGTGGCAGCCGAGCGACCCCGACCCGGACCTGCGGGACAGCGTCCGCTCCTGGGCCGCCGCCGCGGCTCTGCCCAACCTGCGCGACCCTCTGGACCTCGACGCCGCCGCGGCCGCCTGGCCGGTCGAGGCAGCCGACGCGGTGGTCTGCATCAACATGATCCACATCGCCCCGTGGCAGGCGGCGCTCGGCCTGTTCGCCGGGGCGGAGCGGCTGTTGCCCGCCGGCGCGCCGCTGCTGCTCTACGGCCCCTTCACGCGCGGCGGGCGGCACAGCGCGCCCAGCAACGCCGCCTTCGACGCCGACCTGAAGGCCCGCAACCCCGCCTGGGGCGTGCGCGACCTGGACGCGGTGGAGCGCGCCGCCACTGGCTTCACCCTCGGCGAGCTGGTGGAGATGCCCGCCAACAACCTGACCGTCGTCCTGCGGCGCCGTTAA
- a CDS encoding YbfB/YjiJ family MFS transporter, giving the protein MVTGLAAMPSGIVWAAAGRRLGLWRALILAHVVQAVGILLPITGSPAAALLSAVLFGGTFVGIVTLSFTLGRHLSGGASARVIGALTAVYGLGQIIGPVPAGMVVARTGSFDSALLGAAAAVLAGALLLAAGAWMAGRRSPAAVALGAGRG; this is encoded by the coding sequence ATGGTCACCGGTCTGGCGGCCATGCCGTCCGGCATCGTCTGGGCGGCGGCGGGGCGGCGGCTCGGCCTCTGGCGGGCGCTGATCCTCGCCCATGTCGTGCAGGCGGTGGGCATCCTGCTGCCGATCACCGGGTCCCCCGCGGCGGCCCTGCTGTCGGCTGTGCTGTTCGGCGGAACCTTCGTCGGCATCGTCACCCTATCCTTCACGCTGGGGCGGCACCTGTCCGGCGGGGCGTCAGCCCGCGTCATCGGCGCGCTGACCGCCGTCTACGGGCTGGGGCAGATCATCGGGCCGGTGCCGGCGGGGATGGTGGTGGCGCGCACCGGCAGCTTCGATTCCGCCCTGCTGGGGGCCGCCGCCGCGGTGCTGGCCGGCGCGCTTCTCCTCGCCGCCGGGGCCTGGATGGCCGGGCGCCGCAGCCCCGCCGCGGTTGCCCTGGGCGCCGGGCGCGGGTAG
- a CDS encoding LysR family transcriptional regulator yields the protein MDLAGLRVVKAVADTGSVSRAAETLNCVQSNVTARLKRLEEDLGVPLFLRLSRGMAPTPAGRVLADYADRVLRLVAQARDAVADAAGRGGRLSVGTMETTAAVRLPPILARFHAENPDVDLTIVPGPTETMLGEVLAGRIDGAFVSGAVEHPELVSQPVFEEELVLVEPASGITSESGRNTLLAFRRGCAYRARAETAMREAGRVPYRVMEFGALEAILGCVGAGMGVTVLPRVVVEREPWRGLFTARPLPPELARMPTRFVRRVDSMETVALRTFLEAVAEGNMEGGAASLAPTQPAGLIPSQAAC from the coding sequence ATGGACCTCGCGGGCCTGCGGGTGGTGAAGGCGGTGGCGGATACCGGCAGCGTCAGCCGGGCGGCGGAGACGCTGAACTGCGTCCAGTCCAACGTGACGGCGCGGCTGAAGCGGCTGGAGGAGGATCTCGGCGTGCCGCTGTTCCTGCGGCTCAGCCGCGGTATGGCGCCGACGCCGGCCGGGCGGGTGCTGGCCGACTACGCCGACCGGGTGCTGCGCCTCGTCGCCCAGGCGCGCGACGCGGTGGCCGACGCGGCGGGGCGGGGCGGGCGGCTGTCCGTGGGCACCATGGAGACCACCGCCGCCGTGCGGCTGCCGCCGATCCTCGCCCGCTTCCACGCGGAGAACCCGGACGTCGATCTGACCATCGTCCCCGGCCCCACCGAAACCATGCTGGGGGAGGTGCTGGCCGGGCGCATCGACGGCGCCTTCGTCTCCGGGGCGGTGGAGCATCCCGAACTGGTCAGCCAGCCCGTCTTCGAGGAGGAGCTGGTGCTGGTCGAACCGGCCAGCGGCATCACCAGCGAGTCCGGGCGGAACACCCTGCTGGCCTTCCGGCGCGGCTGCGCCTACCGCGCCCGAGCGGAGACGGCGATGCGCGAGGCCGGGCGGGTTCCCTACCGCGTGATGGAGTTCGGGGCGCTGGAGGCCATCCTGGGCTGCGTCGGCGCCGGCATGGGCGTCACCGTCCTGCCCCGCGTCGTGGTGGAGCGGGAGCCCTGGCGCGGCCTGTTCACCGCCCGCCCACTGCCGCCGGAACTGGCCCGCATGCCCACCCGTTTCGTCCGGCGGGTGGATTCCATGGAGACGGTGGCCCTGCGCACCTTCCTGGAGGCGGTCGCGGAGGGGAATATGGAGGGTGGGGCTGCGTCGCTTGCGCCCACACAACCGGCGGGGTTGATCCCGTCTCAGGCGGCGTGCTAG
- the fdxA gene encoding ferredoxin FdxA → MPYVVTEDCIKCKYTDCVEVCPVDCFYEGENMLVIHPDECIDCGVCEPECPAEAIVPDTDGRAEKWMELNRDYAAQWPNLTRKKDALPDADAMKGVDGKFDKFFSPKAGG, encoded by the coding sequence ATGCCCTACGTCGTGACGGAAGACTGCATCAAGTGCAAGTACACCGATTGCGTCGAGGTCTGCCCCGTGGACTGCTTCTACGAGGGCGAGAACATGCTGGTCATCCACCCGGATGAGTGCATCGACTGCGGCGTGTGCGAGCCGGAATGCCCGGCCGAAGCCATCGTGCCGGACACCGACGGCCGTGCGGAGAAGTGGATGGAACTGAACCGCGACTACGCGGCGCAGTGGCCCAACCTGACCCGCAAGAAGGACGCGCTGCCCGACGCCGACGCCATGAAGGGCGTGGACGGCAAGTTCGACAAGTTCTTCTCTCCGAAGGCCGGCGGCTAA
- a CDS encoding CarD family transcriptional regulator, which yields MSNKLDFEAGDFVVYPAHGVGRVEGIETHSIAGMDVQLYAITFEKERMTLKVPVGKAKAAGLRRLSTKDRIKVALETLQGRSRVRRTMWSRRAQEYEAKINSGDPVAIAEVVRDLYRGADQSDQSYSERQIYQAALERLARELAAVEKIDETKATERLELVLKKAA from the coding sequence ATGTCGAACAAGCTTGACTTCGAGGCCGGTGACTTCGTCGTCTACCCGGCCCATGGCGTCGGTCGGGTCGAGGGAATCGAGACCCACAGCATCGCTGGCATGGATGTTCAGCTCTACGCGATCACGTTCGAAAAAGAGCGCATGACGCTCAAGGTTCCGGTCGGCAAGGCCAAGGCCGCCGGCCTGCGCCGCCTCAGCACGAAGGACCGCATCAAGGTCGCCCTGGAGACGCTGCAGGGCCGTTCGCGCGTCCGCCGCACGATGTGGAGCCGCCGCGCCCAGGAGTATGAGGCCAAGATCAACTCGGGCGACCCGGTGGCCATCGCGGAGGTCGTTCGCGACCTGTACCGCGGCGCCGACCAGTCCGACCAGTCCTACAGCGAGCGCCAGATCTATCAGGCCGCCCTGGAGCGTCTGGCCCGTGAGCTGGCCGCCGTCGAGAAGATCGACGAGACCAAGGCCACCGAGCGGCTGGAGCTGGTCCTCAAAAAGGCCGCCTGA
- a CDS encoding RNA polymerase factor sigma-32 has translation MAYIDDPETQRANLSFIKASMREPLLTRDHEFDLARKWREGGDERALHELVRAYTRLVVATAARFRNYGLPMGDLVQEGNVGLMQAASRFEPDREVRFSTYAAWWIRSAMQDYILRNWSIVRTGTTAAQKSLFFNLRRLRARIESITQGNSGGGNGLTKEGREWIAGELQVDVTEVEAMEMRLSASDQSLNSPVADGSDEDWQDFLADQRPSPEEVVIGMRDSRTRSQWLAEALGELSPRERTIIQERRLREEGATLEQLGRELGVSKERVRQLEHRALLKLRQSMLKRVEGFGDLLADA, from the coding sequence ATGGCCTACATCGACGATCCCGAGACTCAGCGCGCGAATCTGAGTTTCATCAAGGCTTCCATGCGTGAGCCTTTGCTGACGCGCGACCACGAATTCGATCTGGCCCGCAAATGGCGCGAAGGCGGCGACGAACGGGCTCTTCACGAACTGGTCCGCGCCTACACCCGGCTGGTGGTGGCGACCGCCGCGCGGTTCCGCAACTACGGCCTGCCCATGGGCGACCTCGTTCAGGAGGGCAATGTCGGGCTGATGCAGGCGGCCAGCCGCTTCGAGCCGGACCGCGAGGTGCGCTTTTCCACCTACGCGGCCTGGTGGATCCGCTCGGCCATGCAGGACTACATCCTGCGCAACTGGTCCATCGTCCGCACCGGCACCACCGCCGCGCAGAAGTCGCTGTTCTTCAACCTGCGCCGCCTGCGTGCCCGCATCGAGAGCATCACCCAGGGCAACAGCGGCGGGGGCAACGGCCTGACCAAGGAAGGGCGGGAGTGGATCGCCGGCGAACTCCAGGTCGACGTGACCGAGGTGGAGGCGATGGAGATGCGGCTGTCCGCCTCCGACCAGTCGCTCAACTCCCCGGTCGCCGACGGCTCCGACGAGGACTGGCAGGACTTCCTGGCCGACCAGCGTCCCTCGCCGGAGGAGGTGGTGATCGGCATGCGCGATAGCCGCACCCGCTCCCAATGGCTGGCCGAGGCGCTGGGTGAACTCAGCCCGCGCGAACGCACCATCATCCAGGAACGCCGCCTGCGCGAGGAGGGCGCCACCCTGGAGCAGCTGGGCCGCGAACTGGGGGTGAGCAAGGAGCGGGTGCGCCAGCTCGAACACCGCGCCCTGCTGAAGCTGCGCCAGTCGATGCTGAAGCGGGTGGAAGGGTTCGGGGATCTGCTGGCGGACGCGTAG
- a CDS encoding adenylate/guanylate cyclase domain-containing protein encodes MADHPTKRRFLQTGLRVSGPKEAVRKKGGPRRTRPPALGRPRLRLPIAAVLVAGFGSLMLLAVASVLVLGLVSASRNTFALLNDRADLALSGVEVRIRNQLNPARDMARFVAGLMERGELDPADSRSLQDTLRGALAGAPDVTGIAFFHPDRTGLRADRLGNQLHIGREDLRHEPELAPELRNGADRTTAVWADPLWSKEAGTSFVTLFQPVRRNGTYLGQVIVGVSLGDLSRFLSTLYVEQGLNAFVLFDRQHVLAHPSLAGMKFDFSTKTDGPPLPRIDQVADPALAALWQTGQPVDALKKRVEGRIVNVLDEDYLFLMRSMAGYGQQDWTIGIGFRANEASAEVRRLYTTGLAGLGILLISVAVALIVGRRISTQVAHLAEAADHVRTFDFRAIDELPDSRLRELARANSAFNAMVAGLRWFETYVPKALVLRLMHRRGGLTSFQSEEREVTVMFTDIRGFSRMAEHMGAADTAALLNEHFTLLANCIEAEGGTVDKFIGDAIMAFWGAPEEQPDHAARALRAAHAITRAVREGNRRRAAEGLPAIRVRIGLHSGPVVVGNIGSASRINYTIVGDTVNVAARIEELASALQGDEEVIVLSSAATAFQGDGAAPLDCVGDRTLRGRTGTTEVWRVTLDGDGGGDGAGAVREEEKA; translated from the coding sequence ATGGCTGACCACCCCACCAAACGGCGTTTTCTGCAAACCGGCTTGCGCGTCTCCGGACCGAAGGAGGCCGTGCGCAAAAAGGGTGGTCCGCGCCGGACGCGCCCGCCCGCGCTGGGCCGCCCACGCCTGCGCCTGCCCATCGCGGCGGTGCTGGTGGCCGGCTTCGGGTCGCTGATGCTGCTGGCGGTGGCGAGCGTGCTCGTGCTCGGCCTCGTCAGCGCCAGCCGGAACACCTTCGCGCTGCTGAACGACCGCGCCGACCTCGCTTTGTCGGGGGTGGAGGTGCGCATCCGTAACCAGCTCAACCCCGCGCGGGACATGGCCCGTTTCGTGGCCGGACTGATGGAGCGGGGGGAGCTGGATCCCGCCGATTCCCGCTCTCTCCAGGACACGCTGCGCGGCGCGCTGGCCGGGGCTCCGGACGTGACGGGCATCGCCTTCTTCCACCCCGACCGCACCGGCCTGCGTGCCGACCGGCTGGGCAACCAGCTCCACATCGGGCGGGAGGACCTGCGCCACGAGCCGGAACTGGCGCCGGAGCTGCGCAACGGCGCCGACCGCACCACCGCCGTCTGGGCCGACCCGCTGTGGTCGAAGGAGGCGGGAACCAGCTTCGTCACCCTGTTCCAGCCCGTGCGGCGCAACGGCACCTATCTGGGGCAGGTGATCGTCGGGGTGTCGCTGGGCGACCTGTCGCGCTTCCTGTCCACGCTCTATGTGGAGCAGGGGCTGAATGCCTTCGTCCTGTTCGATCGGCAGCACGTTCTGGCCCACCCGTCGCTGGCCGGCATGAAGTTCGACTTCTCCACCAAGACCGACGGCCCGCCTTTGCCGCGAATCGATCAGGTGGCCGACCCGGCGCTGGCGGCGCTGTGGCAGACCGGCCAACCGGTGGACGCCCTGAAGAAGCGGGTGGAGGGCCGGATCGTCAACGTGCTGGACGAGGATTACCTGTTCCTGATGCGCAGCATGGCCGGCTACGGCCAGCAGGACTGGACCATCGGCATCGGCTTCCGCGCCAACGAGGCCAGCGCCGAGGTCCGCCGCCTCTACACCACCGGCCTCGCCGGGCTGGGCATCCTGCTGATCTCGGTGGCGGTGGCCCTGATCGTCGGGCGGCGCATCAGCACCCAGGTGGCCCATCTGGCCGAAGCGGCCGACCATGTCCGGACCTTCGACTTCCGCGCGATCGACGAGCTTCCCGATTCGCGCCTGCGCGAGCTGGCCCGCGCCAACAGCGCCTTCAACGCCATGGTTGCCGGGCTGCGCTGGTTCGAGACCTATGTGCCGAAGGCCCTGGTGTTGCGGCTGATGCACCGCCGCGGCGGCCTGACCAGCTTCCAGTCGGAGGAGCGGGAGGTGACGGTGATGTTCACCGACATCCGCGGCTTCTCCCGCATGGCCGAGCATATGGGCGCCGCCGACACCGCCGCCCTGCTGAACGAGCATTTCACCCTGCTCGCCAACTGCATCGAGGCGGAGGGCGGCACGGTGGACAAGTTCATCGGCGACGCCATCATGGCCTTCTGGGGCGCGCCGGAGGAGCAGCCGGACCACGCCGCCCGCGCGCTGCGCGCCGCCCACGCCATCACCCGCGCCGTGCGCGAAGGCAACCGCCGCCGCGCGGCGGAGGGGCTGCCGGCGATCCGCGTTCGCATCGGCCTGCATTCCGGGCCGGTGGTGGTGGGCAACATCGGGTCGGCAAGCCGCATCAACTACACCATCGTCGGCGACACCGTGAACGTCGCCGCTCGCATCGAGGAACTGGCCTCCGCCCTTCAGGGGGACGAGGAGGTCATCGTCCTGTCGAGCGCCGCCACCGCCTTCCAGGGCGATGGCGCGGCTCCGCTGGACTGCGTCGGCGACCGCACGCTTCGTGGCCGCACCGGCACGACGGAAGTGTGGCGGGTGACTTTGGATGGCGATGGCGGGGGGGATGGCGCCGGGGCGGTTCGGGAGGAGGAAAAGGCGTAG